In Hyphomicrobiaceae bacterium, the following are encoded in one genomic region:
- the msrA gene encoding peptide-methionine (S)-S-oxide reductase MsrA: MKTDRAVLAGGCFWGMQDLIRKLPGVISTRVGYTGGDVPNATYRNHGTHAEGIEIIFDPDVITYRTLLEFFFQIHDPTTLNRQGNDRGTSYRSGIYYTDAEQQRIADETIADVNASGLWPGRVATEVAPAGPFWEAEPEHQDYLERIPHGYTCHYVRPNWTLTKAKAKAQSSAG, from the coding sequence ATGAAAACCGATCGCGCCGTCCTGGCGGGCGGCTGCTTCTGGGGTATGCAGGATCTCATCCGCAAACTCCCCGGCGTGATCAGCACGCGCGTGGGCTACACAGGCGGCGACGTACCCAACGCTACGTATCGCAATCACGGTACGCACGCCGAGGGTATCGAGATCATTTTCGACCCCGATGTGATCACCTACCGGACTTTGCTGGAATTCTTCTTCCAGATCCACGATCCGACGACTCTCAATCGGCAGGGAAACGATCGGGGTACAAGCTACCGTTCGGGCATCTATTATACCGACGCAGAGCAGCAAAGGATTGCTGACGAGACGATTGCGGATGTCAACGCCTCCGGTCTGTGGCCTGGGCGGGTGGCGACAGAAGTCGCGCCGGCTGGTCCTTTCTGGGAAGCGGAGCCTGAGCACCAGGATTACCTGGAGCGTATTCCTCACGGCTACACCTGCCACTACGTGCGGCCTAACTGGACGCTGACGAAGGCGAAAGCCAAGGCTCAATCCAGCGCGGGCTAA
- a CDS encoding histidine kinase dimerization/phosphoacceptor domain -containing protein, which produces MQRDLRAIEQSDFEMRASAEFPQASLEMKDDRLNDEEFVGTVYEIPSASDEKDLLMDELHHRVRNNLQIVNALISEQAGKIGNTQEKQALGVIQRQIVALGIVHRYLHQPGMPSLFDLSLLVRDLVCEKATRYCEIDFELVLGVNTLLAPSRSASAAALAIDELLSVLAEASVAKVTDTIRVRLDKRDRLSVLTVAAKGARQSADLSRARRLVEGLGGSLNVVRADGAYEITFPGS; this is translated from the coding sequence ATGCAGCGTGATTTGAGGGCGATAGAGCAAAGCGATTTCGAAATGCGCGCGAGCGCAGAGTTTCCGCAGGCGAGCCTAGAGATGAAGGACGATCGGCTTAACGACGAGGAGTTCGTCGGGACCGTCTATGAGATACCTAGTGCGTCGGATGAAAAAGACCTACTCATGGACGAGCTTCATCATCGTGTCCGAAACAACCTTCAGATCGTCAATGCGCTGATCTCTGAGCAAGCTGGTAAGATCGGCAATACGCAGGAGAAGCAGGCGCTCGGGGTAATCCAGCGGCAAATTGTGGCGCTGGGTATCGTACACCGGTACCTACACCAGCCCGGAATGCCCAGCCTCTTTGATCTTTCTCTGCTGGTTCGCGATCTTGTGTGCGAAAAGGCGACGCGCTATTGCGAAATCGACTTTGAGCTGGTCCTCGGCGTAAACACGCTGCTCGCACCCTCGCGCTCGGCATCGGCTGCTGCGCTGGCGATTGACGAACTCTTGAGTGTGCTCGCTGAAGCATCCGTTGCCAAGGTCACGGACACGATCCGGGTTCGGCTCGACAAGCGCGATCGGCTGAGTGTGTTGACCGTAGCCGCGAAGGGCGCGCGGCAAAGTGCTGACCTCTCGCGGGCACGCAGGTTGGTGGAAGGCCTTGGTGGCAGTCTGAATGTCGTTCGCGCCGACGGAGCATATGAAATAACGTTTCCGGGCTCTTGA
- a CDS encoding CHASE domain-containing protein produces the protein MNTRFKSVLPALVVLLLAMAAASLTALLVKRDVGLVEKSQFESEAGEVRDAVADAMNAYGMVLRAGVGMFKAQGQLTAAPWKTFVETLDVGAAYPGFQGLGYSAVVHKDQIEALENEQHRLGNTTFKVHPLGDRAYYTAIMFLEPDDWRNRRALGFDMFSEPVRREAMERARDSGRPALSGKVTLLQETDNDVQAGTLLYLPIYTGDQEPNDIQGRRSRLTGFMYAAFRMKDLLRSVLKGQTPAQLSAFDITVYDGSVADPKAVLFSSTSKDQARSHAFKLRYPLEVAGEAWTMDVSADRPMSPSIDRSKPWLVLVAGSIIAVLVAGITGSLALSREKMQATQEALAKEVTERKRAQEAAEMANNELIHRVKNTLAVVSAIASQTVRYSSSLKDFSTAFRERLASLARVQDLLRPNSNVEPDLGVLVREVLQPYASAGSHELIVEGSRAPIARNDIVLFSLALNELATNAMKYGAWSVPDGKVRVTWQLEHSSANDDDEGISHQAEMIVLRWVEEGGPPVVGAAKKGFGSAVMQFAIERGLRGHIDVDFAREGIRYTIQIPLKPAQIVSENEKTNLEMAS, from the coding sequence ATGAACACGCGATTCAAGAGCGTTCTGCCGGCTCTGGTCGTGCTGCTTCTTGCCATGGCAGCCGCGTCTCTAACCGCGCTGCTGGTCAAGAGAGATGTGGGTCTCGTCGAGAAATCCCAATTTGAGTCTGAGGCAGGTGAAGTGCGAGACGCCGTCGCCGATGCCATGAACGCCTATGGGATGGTTCTGCGGGCGGGCGTGGGGATGTTCAAGGCTCAAGGACAGCTTACCGCCGCCCCATGGAAAACCTTTGTTGAAACGCTCGACGTTGGCGCCGCGTATCCTGGCTTTCAAGGCCTCGGCTATAGCGCGGTCGTTCATAAAGATCAGATTGAGGCATTGGAGAACGAACAACATCGTCTGGGTAACACGACGTTCAAGGTACATCCTCTGGGAGATCGTGCTTACTACACCGCGATCATGTTCCTTGAGCCGGATGATTGGCGCAATCGTCGTGCGTTGGGCTTTGACATGTTCTCCGAACCGGTGCGCCGGGAAGCGATGGAGCGGGCACGCGATAGCGGGCGGCCGGCATTATCCGGCAAAGTCACTTTGCTGCAAGAAACCGACAACGATGTTCAAGCCGGAACTTTGTTATACCTGCCGATCTATACGGGCGATCAAGAGCCGAATGACATTCAAGGCCGCCGCTCGCGCCTGACAGGCTTTATGTATGCAGCCTTTCGCATGAAGGACCTGTTGCGTTCGGTATTGAAGGGACAAACTCCGGCGCAACTGAGTGCATTTGATATCACGGTCTACGATGGTTCGGTGGCCGACCCAAAGGCGGTTCTATTCTCCAGCACCTCGAAGGACCAGGCACGCTCTCATGCCTTCAAGCTGCGTTACCCGCTGGAGGTGGCAGGTGAGGCATGGACGATGGACGTTTCGGCCGACCGGCCGATGAGTCCATCGATTGACCGCTCTAAGCCTTGGCTTGTACTCGTCGCAGGCTCGATCATTGCCGTCCTCGTAGCGGGCATCACAGGATCGTTGGCGCTGTCGCGCGAGAAGATGCAGGCCACGCAGGAAGCGCTTGCCAAGGAAGTGACCGAGCGCAAGCGCGCGCAGGAAGCGGCAGAGATGGCTAACAATGAACTGATCCACCGGGTAAAAAATACGCTGGCTGTCGTCTCGGCTATCGCCTCGCAAACGGTGCGCTATTCCTCCAGCCTAAAGGACTTTTCCACCGCCTTTCGCGAGCGTCTTGCATCGTTGGCGCGTGTGCAGGATCTTCTGCGACCCAATAGTAATGTCGAGCCCGATCTTGGGGTTTTGGTGCGCGAGGTACTTCAACCGTATGCAAGTGCTGGAAGCCACGAATTGATTGTCGAAGGGTCACGCGCTCCGATTGCACGAAATGACATTGTCTTGTTCAGTCTGGCGCTGAACGAGCTCGCGACCAATGCCATGAAATATGGCGCGTGGTCCGTTCCCGATGGCAAGGTTCGGGTCACTTGGCAACTGGAACATTCAAGCGCGAACGATGATGACGAAGGCATTTCCCACCAGGCCGAGATGATTGTCCTTCGCTGGGTTGAGGAGGGGGGCCCGCCCGTCGTTGGGGCTGCGAAAAAGGGCTTTGGCTCAGCGGTCATGCAGTTTGCAATTGAGCGTGGCTTGCGCGGGCACATCGACGTGGACTTTGCGCGCGAGGGCATCCGGTACACGATCCAAATCCCGCTAAAACCTGCTCAAATCGTCTCGGAAAACGAAAAGACGAATTTGGAGATGGCGAGCTGA
- a CDS encoding outer membrane beta-barrel protein has translation MRRLFSIAATAVISTFLAGNSQAADFGGLKDDVPYAAPYIWSGFYIGGDLGGAITRNANVSDACSPYPFCNQRPAFSDVDSSGVIGGVHIGYNWAASPGFVIGIEGDFKWTNLGESSVATNINAAGAVLGPVGHTWSADVNWLASVRGRLGFNLTPMALIYFTGGVAWKDADYTAREVFTNSSASTSFSNTDTGYVLGAGLEWALDSHWLLRTEYLFYNFDGVSASTPHTTVFAPPVTANASWDNSDIHSFNVGLSYKF, from the coding sequence ATGCGGCGCCTATTTTCAATCGCAGCAACAGCGGTCATCTCCACATTTCTCGCCGGGAATAGCCAAGCAGCAGATTTCGGCGGACTGAAAGACGACGTACCGTACGCTGCACCATATATCTGGAGTGGTTTCTACATTGGTGGCGACCTGGGTGGAGCCATAACCCGAAACGCAAACGTATCGGATGCTTGCTCGCCCTACCCGTTCTGCAATCAAAGACCCGCATTCAGTGATGTCGACAGCAGCGGCGTGATCGGCGGCGTCCACATTGGCTATAACTGGGCTGCCTCACCCGGTTTCGTGATCGGAATTGAAGGCGACTTCAAATGGACGAACCTCGGCGAATCGTCGGTCGCAACAAACATAAACGCCGCTGGCGCCGTGCTTGGCCCCGTAGGCCACACGTGGTCGGCTGATGTCAACTGGCTGGCCAGCGTGCGCGGTCGACTTGGCTTTAATCTCACGCCGATGGCACTTATCTATTTTACCGGCGGCGTCGCATGGAAGGATGCTGACTACACAGCACGCGAAGTCTTCACCAACTCCAGTGCAAGCACATCATTCTCCAATACGGATACCGGCTACGTTCTAGGCGCGGGCCTGGAGTGGGCACTGGATAGCCATTGGTTGCTGCGCACTGAATATCTCTTCTACAATTTCGATGGCGTCTCGGCATCTACCCCACACACGACAGTCTTTGCACCTCCGGTTACGGCAAATGCCAGCTGGGACAACTCCGACATTCATAGCTTCAACGTCGGCCTGAGCTACAAGTTCTGA
- a CDS encoding AI-2E family transporter — protein sequence MPMLADSVKNLSSFLIVAAIILAALHFGEDILVPIALAVILAFLLAPIVRFMRRARVPHGAAVALTLVAAAAIVGSGIYTFSNQMLALTDNIGVYRYNLMNKVKWVTNRSGGDSALARAAEAVDKLQKDVLEEIGRANDEKSEEAASPSPINSPAPPAPAAAPKTSAERADTLKSLKDMASTVAEPLGKTALTILFAFFLLLQHSDLRDRIIRIAGTDNMSSATAAMAEAGTRLSTLFLTQAALNAGFGVLVGSVLWLIGVPNAALWGVFAAIMRFVPFIGSLLAALPPLLLAAGVEPEWTMFLATLALFLIGEPFMGHIVEPLVLGKTSGLSPFAIVLALSVWTLLWGPIGLILAVPITLSIVVLGRYVPGLEFLNVLLGDEPALTPQQRLYNRLLSKDSSEAIRQIEEANAETSMAKTSDEIVLPALRLASLDYDLDRLDDKQIASMQDAVDMMTAAIAEIDTADSKRTAPDENPIVVVPARGPVDRLAAEYLSALLDTMTPYEITTPGASGLTALSDVRAEATTEHNNPQIVIATTGQSTSAQLKLIVKRAADLFPSSPLFVVGADRGTEITEKNMPGHWMRIEQFIELLNSKRTAPLGRIPEVPTISERGDLATAT from the coding sequence ATGCCGATGCTGGCGGATTCCGTTAAGAACTTGTCGTCATTTCTCATCGTCGCCGCAATAATACTCGCCGCACTTCATTTCGGAGAGGACATTCTCGTCCCGATTGCCCTGGCGGTGATCCTTGCCTTTCTGCTGGCTCCGATCGTGCGCTTCATGCGCCGCGCGCGCGTCCCTCATGGTGCAGCAGTGGCCCTGACACTCGTGGCCGCTGCCGCAATCGTAGGGAGCGGAATCTACACATTCTCAAATCAGATGCTGGCGCTGACCGACAACATCGGCGTCTATCGCTACAATCTGATGAACAAGGTGAAGTGGGTTACCAACAGATCTGGCGGCGACAGCGCACTCGCACGCGCTGCTGAGGCGGTGGACAAACTCCAAAAGGACGTTCTTGAAGAGATTGGTCGTGCAAACGATGAAAAGTCCGAAGAAGCGGCATCGCCATCGCCGATAAATTCACCCGCACCTCCCGCGCCCGCTGCCGCGCCGAAAACCTCTGCTGAAAGAGCTGACACGCTGAAGTCTCTAAAAGACATGGCCTCGACGGTAGCAGAACCCTTAGGAAAGACGGCTCTCACGATTCTGTTCGCGTTCTTTCTCCTGCTTCAGCACAGCGATTTGCGAGACCGTATCATTCGCATCGCCGGAACCGACAACATGTCGAGCGCCACCGCTGCCATGGCGGAAGCCGGCACCCGGCTTTCGACGCTCTTTCTCACGCAAGCCGCTCTTAACGCGGGCTTCGGCGTGCTCGTCGGCTCAGTGCTATGGCTGATCGGAGTACCCAATGCAGCTTTGTGGGGCGTGTTCGCCGCGATCATGCGGTTCGTGCCATTTATCGGATCGCTGCTTGCTGCTCTACCACCTCTGCTCCTCGCGGCAGGCGTTGAACCAGAGTGGACGATGTTTCTTGCTACACTCGCCCTGTTCTTGATTGGCGAGCCGTTCATGGGGCACATCGTGGAGCCACTGGTTCTCGGTAAGACGTCCGGCCTTTCACCTTTCGCAATCGTCTTGGCACTCAGCGTATGGACCCTGCTGTGGGGACCGATAGGCTTGATCCTCGCGGTGCCGATCACGCTTTCGATTGTGGTTCTCGGTCGCTACGTCCCCGGACTGGAATTTCTCAACGTGCTCTTGGGAGACGAGCCTGCACTGACGCCACAACAACGGCTGTACAATAGGCTCCTTTCTAAGGACTCCTCCGAGGCCATCCGCCAAATCGAGGAAGCCAACGCGGAAACGTCGATGGCAAAGACGAGCGATGAGATTGTGCTTCCTGCGCTGCGGCTCGCCAGCCTCGACTACGATCTCGACCGCCTGGACGATAAGCAGATCGCCTCGATGCAGGACGCCGTCGACATGATGACAGCGGCAATTGCCGAGATAGATACCGCTGATAGCAAGCGCACAGCTCCTGATGAGAATCCAATCGTCGTTGTTCCAGCTCGCGGGCCGGTAGACCGACTAGCGGCCGAATACTTGTCCGCATTGCTCGACACGATGACGCCTTATGAAATCACCACACCCGGTGCATCCGGTCTGACGGCGTTGTCGGACGTGCGAGCCGAGGCCACCACCGAGCACAACAATCCGCAGATTGTCATCGCAACAACAGGTCAAAGCACAAGCGCACAACTCAAACTCATCGTAAAGCGCGCAGCCGACCTCTTTCCGTCAAGCCCGCTGTTTGTGGTCGGCGCGGATCGTGGGACTGAAATCACCGAGAAGAACATGCCGGGTCATTGGATGCGCATTGAACAGTTCATCGAGCTGCTAAACTCCAAGCGAACCGCCCCTCTCGGGCGCATTCCAGAGGTCCCAACCATATCGGAGAGGGGTGACCTCGCTACCGCGACTTGA
- a CDS encoding matrixin family metalloprotease produces the protein MLSYAIARSEMEFDDAINCNRIRQPGNMLEKSGIDTERFRGALKSAFSSWERAANMRFVEIDDPSKAAIVIGEQVVPQGYAFSNVTPGTRVLDGYSEIKRAQVCLNPMRKWKIGFDGDRAVYDLQYTLTHEIGHAIGLDHPVARGQLMSFRYDESLHGLSSGDIAGAEFVYGARREAHGTQQHANDNHDRAPTNAHAMAN, from the coding sequence GTGTTAAGCTACGCAATCGCGCGCTCGGAGATGGAGTTCGATGATGCGATAAATTGCAATCGCATCCGCCAGCCTGGCAATATGCTCGAAAAATCCGGGATTGACACCGAGCGCTTTCGCGGTGCTCTGAAATCGGCATTTTCGTCGTGGGAACGTGCCGCGAATATGAGATTTGTGGAGATCGACGATCCATCCAAAGCCGCGATTGTCATTGGCGAACAGGTTGTCCCTCAGGGATATGCGTTCTCCAACGTTACGCCCGGAACGCGCGTTCTAGACGGCTATAGTGAGATCAAGCGCGCGCAAGTCTGCTTGAACCCCATGCGTAAGTGGAAAATCGGGTTTGATGGCGATCGAGCCGTATATGACCTTCAGTACACTCTGACGCATGAGATTGGTCACGCCATCGGTCTCGATCACCCGGTTGCACGCGGGCAACTGATGTCGTTTCGATATGACGAGTCTCTGCATGGGCTGTCATCGGGCGATATTGCGGGAGCCGAATTTGTGTACGGCGCACGTCGCGAAGCACACGGCACGCAACAACATGCGAACGACAATCATGATCGCGCGCCCACAAATGCACACGCGATGGCCAACTAA
- a CDS encoding PRC-barrel domain-containing protein: MKFFPILALSAALMTSTAFAQQSDSTVPADPPANAEAAPVTPSPSATSPSATDPSTMTTGESAAAPATTADAKGPMMTDDEAKAWVDKVVYSSDGKNLGEVVEILRDNSGHVTELHADIGGFLGLGETRVRIEPKDLKLQNDRVILTIPSDQANALPKIEK; the protein is encoded by the coding sequence ATGAAGTTCTTTCCCATTCTCGCGCTGAGCGCGGCACTCATGACGTCGACTGCGTTTGCACAGCAGTCCGACAGCACCGTTCCTGCTGATCCGCCAGCAAACGCCGAGGCTGCTCCAGTAACACCGAGCCCATCCGCCACGTCCCCGTCGGCGACCGATCCTTCGACCATGACAACGGGTGAAAGTGCGGCTGCTCCTGCAACGACCGCGGACGCTAAAGGTCCGATGATGACCGATGACGAAGCGAAGGCTTGGGTCGACAAGGTCGTTTATTCGAGCGACGGCAAGAACCTCGGTGAGGTCGTTGAAATCTTGCGCGACAACTCCGGCCACGTAACGGAACTTCATGCCGATATCGGCGGATTCCTGGGCCTTGGTGAAACCCGCGTTCGCATCGAACCGAAAGACTTAAAGCTGCAGAACGATCGTGTGATCCTGACAATCCCGTCGGATCAGGCCAACGCTTTGCCCAAGATCGAGAAGTAA
- the rpmI gene encoding 50S ribosomal protein L35 codes for MPKMKTKSGAKKRFKMTATGKVKAAQAGKRHGMIKRTAKFIQKARGTGVLNDSDAKIVKKYMPYAR; via the coding sequence ATGCCGAAAATGAAAACCAAGTCGGGCGCCAAAAAGCGCTTCAAGATGACGGCAACGGGCAAGGTCAAAGCCGCCCAGGCCGGCAAGCGTCACGGCATGATCAAGCGCACCGCCAAGTTCATCCAGAAGGCCCGTGGTACGGGCGTGCTGAACGACAGCGATGCCAAGATCGTCAAGAAGTACATGCCCTACGCGCGGTGA
- a CDS encoding response regulator translates to MGFLKILLVEDEFLIALDLEQILQDAGHTVCGIATNRDEAIMLARSQTPHLVFLDMNLSDGLTGPDIAREFLRSGGPRAVYLSANASRLPQNFDEVIGVIAKPFAPREVLDAAAYLAEGLLAPPPKLPRPASLRLSMAIAQEWGNFS, encoded by the coding sequence ATGGGCTTCCTCAAGATCCTTCTGGTGGAAGATGAGTTCCTAATCGCGCTCGATCTCGAGCAGATTCTTCAGGACGCAGGCCACACTGTTTGCGGAATTGCGACCAATCGCGATGAAGCAATCATGCTGGCACGCTCTCAAACCCCGCATCTGGTCTTCTTGGATATGAACTTGTCTGACGGATTGACCGGCCCAGATATAGCGAGAGAATTCCTGCGCTCCGGCGGGCCTCGCGCCGTCTATCTCTCCGCAAACGCAAGCAGACTGCCGCAAAACTTTGACGAGGTTATTGGCGTTATTGCGAAGCCTTTTGCGCCCCGCGAGGTGCTCGACGCCGCTGCTTATCTAGCTGAAGGTCTGCTCGCCCCGCCGCCAAAATTACCTCGACCGGCCAGCTTGCGCCTCTCTATGGCGATCGCCCAGGAGTGGGGTAATTTCTCATAG
- the rplT gene encoding 50S ribosomal protein L20, giving the protein MARVKRGVTAHAKHKKVIKAAKGYYGRRKNTIRVAKQAVEKAQQYAYRDRKRRKRNFRALWIQRINAACREHGLTYGRFINGLSNLGIEVDRKVLSDIAINDPAGFKALVDKAAAAASSPVRKEIAQAA; this is encoded by the coding sequence ATGGCCCGCGTCAAACGTGGCGTTACCGCCCACGCCAAGCACAAGAAAGTCATCAAGGCCGCCAAAGGCTATTACGGCCGCCGCAAGAATACGATCCGCGTCGCCAAGCAGGCGGTCGAGAAGGCCCAGCAGTATGCCTATCGCGATCGCAAGCGCCGCAAGCGCAACTTCCGCGCCCTTTGGATCCAGCGCATCAACGCCGCCTGCCGCGAGCACGGCTTGACGTACGGCCGCTTTATCAACGGTCTGTCAAACCTGGGCATCGAAGTCGACCGCAAGGTTCTCTCCGACATCGCCATCAACGATCCCGCCGGATTCAAGGCGCTCGTCGACAAGGCAGCTGCAGCTGCTTCATCGCCGGTGCGTAAAGAAATCGCTCAGGCAGCCTAA
- the pheS gene encoding phenylalanine--tRNA ligase subunit alpha codes for MTSTTDLPKLEAELVAEVAAAADLTALDAVRVSALGKKGRISELMSKLGSLPPEERKNFGQAVNGVKQKVSEALDARKGVLEEKALEARLATERADITLPVRLGPQGEGRIHPVSQVMDELIEIFADLGFKVAEGPDIETDENNFDKLNIPADHPARQDHDTFYFAPKENGERMLLRTHTSPVQIRTMLREKPPIRIIAPGRVYRCDSDQTHTPMFHQIEALVIDEETHMGHLKWTLEEMIKAFFEVDEVKMRFRASHFPFTEPSMEIDIGAEAIGKPGKWLEIGGCGMVHPKVLRNCGLDPEKYQGFAFGMGIDRMAMLKYGIPDLRAFFSGDLRWLKHYGFSMLDVPTLGGGLSG; via the coding sequence ATGACTTCCACCACTGATCTTCCGAAACTAGAGGCTGAGCTCGTCGCCGAAGTGGCAGCTGCCGCTGATCTCACAGCGCTTGACGCTGTGCGTGTGTCGGCGCTCGGCAAGAAGGGCCGCATTTCCGAGCTCATGAGCAAGCTTGGTTCTCTGCCCCCGGAAGAGCGCAAGAACTTCGGTCAGGCTGTCAACGGCGTGAAGCAAAAGGTCTCCGAAGCTCTCGACGCACGCAAAGGCGTGTTGGAAGAGAAGGCTCTCGAAGCGCGTCTTGCGACCGAGCGCGCCGACATCACACTGCCCGTGAGGCTCGGCCCTCAAGGCGAGGGGCGCATCCATCCCGTCAGCCAGGTCATGGATGAGCTTATCGAGATCTTTGCCGATCTCGGCTTCAAGGTTGCCGAAGGTCCCGACATCGAGACCGATGAAAACAACTTCGACAAGCTGAACATCCCCGCCGATCATCCTGCGCGCCAGGACCATGATACGTTCTATTTCGCGCCAAAGGAGAACGGCGAGCGCATGTTGTTGCGCACCCATACCTCTCCGGTGCAGATCCGTACGATGCTGCGCGAGAAGCCGCCCATCCGCATTATCGCGCCGGGCCGCGTCTATCGCTGCGACAGCGACCAGACGCACACGCCGATGTTCCACCAGATCGAGGCGCTTGTTATCGACGAAGAGACCCACATGGGTCACCTCAAGTGGACGCTGGAAGAAATGATCAAGGCGTTCTTCGAGGTGGACGAAGTGAAGATGCGCTTTCGCGCGTCGCACTTCCCCTTCACCGAGCCTTCGATGGAAATCGACATTGGCGCGGAAGCCATCGGCAAGCCCGGCAAGTGGCTCGAGATCGGCGGCTGCGGAATGGTGCATCCCAAAGTGCTGAGGAACTGCGGACTCGATCCGGAAAAGTATCAGGGCTTTGCGTTCGGCATGGGCATCGATCGCATGGCGATGCTCAAGTACGGCATCCCGGATTTGCGCGCGTTTTTCTCCGGCGATCTGCGCTGGCTGAAGCACTACGGATTTTCCATGCTCGACGTCCCGACCCTCGGCGGCGGACTGTCGGGCTAA
- a CDS encoding arylsulfatase — translation MRRAAYLLASSITLAAATVIGASSALAQDKKPNILFIVSDDTGYGDLGPYGGGEGRGMPTPNIDRLANEGMTFFSFYAQPSCTPGRAAMQTGRIPNRSGMTTVAFQGQGGGLPAAEWTLASVLKLGGYQTYFTGKWHLGEDDYALPNAQGYDVMKYAGLYHLNAYTYADPTWFPDMDPELRAMFQKVTKGSLSGKAGEKAKEDFKINGQYVDKPGENVTLHGVNYPDGVVGIPFFDGYVEKAAIEFLETAAKDPSKPFFINVNFMKVHQPNMPAPEYEHKSLSKSKYADSVVELDARIGHIMDKLRELKLDDNTLVFYTTDNGAWQDVYPDAGYTPLRGTKGTVREGGNRVPAIAWMPGKIKANSKNHDIVGGLDLMATFAKLGGVTLPDKDREGQPIIFDSYDMSPVLFGTGKSERKSWFYFTENELTPGAARTGNYKAVFNLRGDNGATTGGLAVDSNLGWKGPDKYVATVPQVFDLWADPQERYDIFMNNFTERTWIMVTVSEAVKDLMKTYVKYPPRKLQSESYSGPITLSQYQRFKYIRDSLAQEGISIPLPTGN, via the coding sequence ATGCGTAGAGCAGCCTACTTGTTGGCTAGCTCGATTACACTCGCTGCGGCGACTGTGATAGGAGCTTCCTCGGCCTTGGCCCAGGATAAAAAGCCGAACATTCTATTCATCGTTTCAGACGATACCGGCTATGGCGATCTCGGCCCCTACGGCGGAGGCGAGGGACGTGGCATGCCGACGCCCAACATCGACAGGCTTGCCAATGAAGGGATGACCTTCTTTTCCTTCTACGCTCAGCCCAGTTGCACGCCCGGCCGCGCGGCAATGCAAACGGGTCGTATCCCCAATCGTAGCGGCATGACGACGGTCGCTTTCCAGGGGCAGGGCGGCGGATTACCGGCAGCAGAATGGACGCTGGCGTCGGTTCTCAAGCTCGGCGGATATCAGACTTACTTCACAGGCAAATGGCACCTTGGCGAAGACGATTACGCACTGCCAAATGCCCAAGGCTACGACGTGATGAAATACGCCGGCCTCTACCATCTGAACGCCTATACCTACGCCGACCCGACTTGGTTCCCCGACATGGATCCGGAGCTTCGCGCCATGTTCCAGAAGGTGACGAAGGGGTCGCTTTCCGGCAAGGCTGGCGAGAAGGCGAAGGAAGACTTCAAGATCAATGGTCAATACGTCGATAAGCCCGGCGAAAACGTAACACTCCACGGAGTGAACTATCCAGACGGTGTGGTCGGCATCCCCTTCTTCGACGGCTACGTGGAAAAGGCGGCGATCGAATTTCTCGAAACGGCAGCCAAGGACCCCTCCAAGCCATTCTTCATCAACGTGAACTTCATGAAAGTTCACCAGCCGAACATGCCTGCACCGGAGTACGAGCATAAGTCGCTGTCGAAATCGAAGTACGCCGACTCCGTCGTCGAACTCGACGCCCGCATCGGCCACATCATGGATAAGCTGCGAGAGTTGAAGCTCGACGACAACACGCTGGTTTTTTACACCACCGACAACGGTGCTTGGCAGGATGTCTATCCCGACGCTGGTTACACCCCACTGCGCGGTACCAAAGGCACCGTCCGCGAGGGCGGCAACCGCGTTCCTGCCATTGCGTGGATGCCTGGCAAGATCAAAGCCAACTCCAAAAACCATGACATCGTCGGCGGTCTGGACCTTATGGCAACTTTCGCAAAGTTGGGCGGCGTTACGCTTCCCGACAAAGACCGCGAAGGACAGCCGATCATCTTCGATAGCTACGACATGTCGCCTGTTCTTTTCGGCACTGGAAAATCCGAACGCAAGTCGTGGTTCTACTTCACCGAGAACGAGTTGACGCCCGGAGCAGCCCGCACCGGCAACTATAAGGCCGTCTTCAATTTGCGCGGCGATAACGGTGCCACAACCGGTGGTCTCGCCGTCGATTCCAACCTTGGCTGGAAGGGACCAGATAAATACGTCGCCACGGTACCGCAGGTCTTCGACTTGTGGGCGGACCCGCAGGAACGCTACGACATCTTCATGAACAATTTCACGGAGCGCACCTGGATCATGGTTACGGTCAGCGAAGCCGTGAAAGATCTCATGAAGACCTACGTCAAGTACCCGCCGCGCAAGCTGCAAAGCGAGAGCTATTCGGGACCCATTACGCTCTCACAGTATCAACGGTTCAAATACATTCGTGATTCTCTTGCGCAGGAAGGAATTAGCATTCCTCTGCCTACGGGCAACTGA